The Persephonella sp. IF05-L8 genome contains a region encoding:
- a CDS encoding VCBS repeat-containing protein, translating to MRKFIIPPLLSSLIFSFGYGMDDPLINRTIVSDLEIVVGDASDNSLAIFNFSRYLKKNISAKLLEKYYREDKVRGGNIAGDYRDEIIIAFGKERKSKDIKGKIGIIRPGLYSYVRFIDVGYSKYDDIAVGNVYPDQGEYDEIIVGSANKDTIDVYTGVGKKVASVNVQFERYDKLAAGDVDGDGYDEIILGDASKDEIRIFKLKGRQLKEIGKIKDSGIFDRNDRVAAGDIDGDNIDEIIFVNNDGTTRYFMFEEGNGLAPQKNEKMNPSKFKYDKYSHVAVGDVNSDGRDEIVIAYAKDNKIHVYTPTRELGSIKAGIERYDSIALIDTDSDSVVVGKPIGPKQMVIENQVIAVINEPPKERTLFGKPDSQNSLGKLYASYENQEQKTTQQTVSAISSVAFSLDASVKAGIPKVSTMSIKVKRQVEFYTEKTKGYTLSVTIGQNMNADVYEDRAFTLTSTYNLYEYPIISPPYLAKIDGKQQYILISVPVSLNTKNIGIYRSNKHINGYVASYPDRKTKLHNYSAGTEIASWEMKISCAPSGIFFSQEEGTVSIQKSKITHKIGIKLGKKGSLGLVKTDVKLQGNYTKTSINTHKISFEKSTSISVKYAGGFPGCNSKDKQYTIGAVLYYDSVDGHLVLDYYVPEKGSYYKAPSLELPVKPLILDKNGKVLKSGILLKIPNLKNNLMLKQKL from the coding sequence ATGCGAAAGTTTATTATTCCCCCATTATTATCATCTCTTATTTTTTCGTTTGGTTATGGAATGGATGACCCTTTGATAAACAGGACTATAGTTTCTGACCTTGAAATTGTAGTGGGAGATGCTTCTGATAATTCCCTTGCAATTTTTAACTTCAGCAGATATCTGAAAAAAAATATATCTGCAAAACTTCTGGAAAAGTATTACAGAGAGGATAAAGTTAGAGGAGGAAATATTGCTGGTGATTATAGGGATGAAATTATTATTGCTTTTGGTAAAGAACGGAAATCAAAAGATATAAAAGGGAAAATCGGAATAATTAGACCAGGTCTTTACAGCTATGTAAGATTTATTGATGTTGGATATTCTAAATATGATGATATAGCTGTAGGCAATGTATATCCCGACCAAGGTGAATATGATGAGATTATTGTTGGAAGTGCAAACAAGGATACTATTGATGTATATACAGGCGTAGGAAAAAAAGTTGCATCTGTAAATGTTCAGTTTGAAAGATATGACAAGCTTGCTGCAGGGGATGTTGATGGTGATGGATATGATGAGATAATTCTGGGAGATGCCTCAAAAGATGAAATTAGAATTTTTAAATTAAAAGGTAGACAATTAAAAGAGATTGGAAAAATAAAAGATTCTGGCATATTTGACAGGAATGATAGAGTTGCTGCAGGGGACATAGATGGGGATAACATTGATGAAATAATATTTGTTAATAATGATGGCACAACCAGATATTTTATGTTTGAGGAAGGAAATGGATTGGCTCCCCAGAAAAATGAAAAAATGAATCCATCAAAATTCAAGTATGACAAATACAGCCATGTGGCAGTTGGAGATGTAAATTCTGATGGAAGAGATGAGATTGTAATTGCTTACGCAAAAGATAACAAAATCCATGTTTACACACCAACAAGAGAATTAGGAAGTATAAAGGCAGGCATAGAAAGATATGACAGTATAGCACTTATAGATACAGATAGCGATTCTGTAGTTGTAGGTAAGCCTATTGGACCCAAACAGATGGTAATAGAAAATCAGGTAATAGCTGTTATTAATGAACCACCTAAAGAAAGAACCCTATTTGGAAAACCTGACAGCCAAAACTCTCTGGGTAAACTCTACGCCTCTTATGAAAATCAGGAACAGAAAACAACTCAGCAAACAGTGTCTGCCATTAGTAGTGTTGCTTTTTCATTAGATGCTTCAGTAAAAGCAGGAATACCTAAAGTATCAACTATGAGTATAAAGGTAAAACGTCAGGTGGAATTCTATACTGAAAAGACTAAAGGATATACCCTATCTGTAACAATAGGTCAAAATATGAATGCAGATGTTTATGAAGACAGAGCGTTCACTTTAACATCAACTTATAATCTGTATGAATATCCAATTATAAGCCCTCCTTACCTTGCTAAAATAGATGGGAAACAGCAGTATATCCTGATATCTGTTCCAGTATCTTTGAATACAAAAAATATAGGAATTTACAGGTCAAACAAACATATTAATGGTTATGTGGCTTCTTATCCAGATAGGAAGACAAAACTTCATAACTATTCAGCTGGTACAGAAATAGCCAGCTGGGAGATGAAGATTAGCTGTGCACCTTCAGGGATATTTTTCTCTCAAGAAGAAGGAACAGTTTCTATTCAAAAATCTAAAATAACACATAAAATAGGTATAAAACTTGGGAAAAAAGGCAGTTTAGGACTTGTAAAGACCGATGTAAAATTACAGGGAAACTATACAAAGACCAGTATTAACACACATAAAATAAGTTTTGAAAAATCAACAAGTATCAGTGTTAAATATGCAGGAGGATTTCCAGGCTGTAATTCCAAAGATAAACAATACACAATAGGAGCAGTTCTTTATTACGATAGTGTTGATGGTCATCTTGTTCTTGATTATTATGTCCCAGAAAAAGGTAGTTATTACAAAGCTCCTTCCTTAGAACTACCTGTTAAACCTCTGATACTGGACAAAAATGGTAAAGTCTTGAAATCAGGTATTTTACTGAAAATTCCCAATTTGAAAAATAATTTAATGCTTAAACAGAAACTGTAA
- a CDS encoding ribonuclease HII, with product MLEIEKSLWEKGYSKVAGIDEAGRGPLAGPVVAAAVIFPSDIKPFIFKDSKKLTSRQRENLIEEIKQKAIAVGIGIVDSNIIDKINIYNATKLAMERALEDLKTDYDFLITDYIRFEPYPHISVKKADEKSLSVAAASIIAKVTRDKIMEEFGKVFPHSFEKHKGYPTKLHKQEIQKYGLTPIHRKSFNLGIQHHLEL from the coding sequence ATGCTTGAGATTGAAAAAAGCCTTTGGGAAAAAGGCTACTCAAAAGTTGCAGGAATAGATGAGGCAGGCAGGGGCCCTCTCGCAGGCCCCGTAGTTGCTGCCGCTGTTATCTTCCCATCTGATATAAAACCTTTTATTTTCAAAGACTCAAAAAAACTCACCTCAAGACAAAGGGAAAATCTCATAGAAGAAATTAAACAAAAAGCCATAGCAGTTGGTATCGGCATAGTTGACAGCAATATCATAGACAAAATTAATATCTACAATGCCACAAAACTGGCAATGGAAAGAGCCCTTGAAGACCTTAAAACAGATTATGATTTTTTAATTACCGATTATATTAGATTTGAACCGTATCCCCATATATCTGTTAAAAAAGCTGATGAAAAAAGCCTGTCAGTTGCAGCAGCCTCAATAATAGCAAAGGTCACAAGAGATAAAATAATGGAAGAGTTTGGAAAAGTCTTCCCCCATTCCTTTGAAAAACACAAAGGCTATCCAACAAAGCTACATAAACAGGAAATTCAAAAATATGGTTTAACTCCGATACACAGAAAAAGTTTTAATCTGGGAATTCAACATCATCTTGAGCTATGA
- a CDS encoding peroxiredoxin — protein sequence MLKEGDKAPDFCLQGLTPEGEEKEICLKDLLSEGKYLILYFYPKDNTPGCTTEACDFRDNLNVIGDKAVVAGVSPDSINSHKKFKEKYNLNFYLLSDPDKKVLEAYDAYGEKKMYGKVTKGVIRSTYIIAPDGTIVKKWRNVKAKGHVAKVVEELEKLLTQ from the coding sequence ATGTTAAAGGAAGGAGATAAAGCACCAGATTTTTGCCTACAGGGATTGACACCTGAAGGTGAAGAAAAAGAAATCTGCCTGAAGGACTTACTTTCTGAAGGGAAATATCTCATTTTATATTTTTATCCAAAGGATAATACTCCCGGTTGCACCACTGAAGCCTGTGATTTTAGGGATAATCTAAATGTGATTGGGGATAAAGCTGTTGTTGCAGGTGTTAGCCCAGATAGTATAAACAGCCACAAGAAATTTAAAGAGAAGTATAATCTGAATTTTTATCTCCTTTCAGACCCAGATAAAAAAGTTTTAGAAGCCTATGATGCCTATGGTGAAAAAAAGATGTATGGAAAGGTAACAAAAGGAGTTATCCGTTCCACATATATAATTGCTCCCGATGGAACAATAGTCAAAAAATGGAGAAATGTTAAAGCCAAAGGTCATGTTGCAAAAGTAGTAGAAGAATTAGAGAAATTATTAACCCAGTAA
- a CDS encoding V4R domain-containing protein, whose protein sequence is MFSQDEDILSAISKVDRPVLGKDIPILIFRVLRHYSQIYMEDLMGEKASNIVFLNAGKELGKKLGEKLHDNDLKKYLENISNFCKEQKIGILKIIELTDNKLVVQLDECITCAGMDNIGKRICYFETGLVAGLVEHFVGNKKVIARETKCNANGEGTCEVSVVF, encoded by the coding sequence ATGTTTTCTCAGGATGAAGATATATTGAGTGCCATCTCAAAAGTGGATAGACCTGTTCTTGGAAAGGATATACCAATTCTGATTTTCAGGGTTCTGAGACATTATTCCCAGATTTACATGGAAGACCTTATGGGAGAAAAAGCATCAAATATAGTTTTTCTAAATGCAGGAAAAGAGCTTGGAAAAAAATTAGGAGAAAAACTTCATGATAATGACCTGAAAAAATATCTTGAAAATATAAGTAATTTTTGTAAAGAACAAAAGATAGGAATATTAAAGATTATTGAACTTACAGATAACAAATTAGTGGTTCAGCTTGACGAGTGTATCACCTGTGCAGGCATGGATAATATAGGCAAAAGAATTTGTTATTTTGAAACAGGGCTGGTTGCAGGTCTGGTTGAGCATTTTGTAGGTAATAAAAAAGTCATAGCCAGAGAAACCAAATGTAATGCAAACGGAGAAGGAACCTGTGAAGTATCTGTAGTTTTTTAA
- a CDS encoding tyrosine-type recombinase/integrase: MESVHLSKSGYFLLEKKNGKNFIKNFYKSDYTTGDKYFYIKANQINLEKLEKYLPPEYIDKSCYLFQLNKNLKNSNLSKKTKDIYFAINLSFLNTIGKTPEKITDKDIEKFLSILKRRGKSNSTLGVVYTALKYFYQHLLKAIDFKNIKRPSLSIPVSGTLSRQEIHKIINSISNIKHKLLIEVAYGCGLRLQETVKLKVSDIDFKNKTIIVGKNPRKVPVPNSLLIKLKEYLKNRKKGYLFYSDGNIHKHLTSRAAENIFKKALKNSGINRNLSFKSLRDSFVVHMIEKDVNPTVIRKILGIKKNQFESKYKLYFKFPSQLPDLLVFEE, translated from the coding sequence TTGGAAAGTGTTCATTTAAGCAAGTCCGGTTATTTTTTACTGGAAAAGAAAAATGGAAAAAATTTTATAAAAAATTTTTATAAATCAGATTACACAACGGGGGATAAGTATTTTTATATAAAAGCCAATCAGATTAACTTAGAAAAATTAGAGAAGTATCTACCTCCTGAATATATTGACAAGAGCTGTTACTTGTTTCAATTGAATAAAAATCTTAAAAATTCTAATCTTTCCAAAAAAACAAAAGATATATATTTTGCAATAAATTTATCTTTTTTAAATACAATAGGCAAAACACCGGAAAAAATTACAGACAAAGATATTGAAAAATTCTTATCAATTTTAAAAAGAAGAGGAAAATCAAACAGTACTTTGGGAGTTGTTTACACGGCGCTAAAATATTTTTATCAGCATTTACTTAAAGCAATAGATTTTAAAAATATAAAACGACCTTCGTTATCTATTCCAGTTTCTGGCACTTTATCCAGACAGGAAATACACAAAATTATAAACAGCATATCAAACATAAAACATAAATTATTAATTGAAGTGGCATATGGATGTGGACTTAGGCTTCAGGAAACAGTTAAATTAAAAGTTAGTGATATTGATTTTAAAAATAAAACCATTATTGTGGGAAAAAATCCAAGAAAAGTTCCTGTTCCAAATTCTTTACTTATAAAACTTAAAGAATACTTAAAAAACAGAAAAAAAGGTTATCTATTTTATTCAGATGGTAATATCCACAAACACCTCACCTCAAGGGCAGCAGAAAATATTTTTAAAAAAGCCCTCAAAAATTCAGGTATTAATCGAAATTTATCATTTAAATCTTTACGGGATTCTTTTGTTGTTCATATGATAGAAAAGGATGTAAATCCGACAGTTATAAGAAAGATATTGGGAATTAAGAAAAATCAGTTTGAAAGTAAGTACAAGCTTTATTTTAAATTCCCATCACAACTTCCAGACCTACTTGTTTTTGAGGAATAA
- the dxs gene encoding 1-deoxy-D-xylulose-5-phosphate synthase: MLSKYKILNKINDYKDLKNLSEDEIQVLTEEIRDYIIEVTSRNGGHIGPSLGVVELTIALLKVFDPEIDRIIWDIGHQAYSWKILTGRKEQFPTLRQYKGISGFLKRTESPYDHFGAGHSSTSISAALGMRIAKDLKKEEGWSIAVIGDGAMTAGQAFEGLNHAGWLDPSKFIVILNDNQMSISPNVGAIYTYFNRIITNEVFQKSRQKLKDIIKKVFGEQGAKVARKFEEYVKGLFAPGVIFEELGFTYVGHVDGHNLPELEKTLENIKKMRGPIILHILTQKGKGYKPAEENPTPFHGISPFDKITGTPIKKIGAPPSWSKVFGKALVEIAEKDEKVVAITPAMKEGSGLTEFADRFPDRFFDVGIAEQHAATFAAGLAAEGMKPVLSYYSTFLQRGYDQVIHDIALQHLPVVIAIDRAGLVGEDGPTHHGVYDIAFLRAIPDIVISAPKDQQELRNLLYTAINSGKTFAIRYPRGSAIGEEAEGFEEIPVGSWEVLDEGKDIVILAVGKYVEKAKETKKQLRKYGINPTIVNARFIRPIDENLLKELLRNHHFVITMEDGTINGGFGSAIAEYILDNRYSNELLRFGIPDRFVQHGKIDKLEEELGLLPSQMVVKIMDFIKGENYKIVG; the protein is encoded by the coding sequence ATGCTAAGCAAATACAAAATTTTAAACAAAATAAATGATTACAAAGACCTTAAAAATCTTTCTGAAGATGAAATCCAAGTATTAACAGAGGAAATCAGGGATTATATTATTGAGGTCACCTCACGAAATGGTGGTCATATAGGACCTTCCCTTGGGGTTGTTGAACTTACAATAGCACTTTTAAAGGTGTTTGACCCAGAGATTGACAGAATAATCTGGGATATAGGTCATCAGGCTTACTCATGGAAAATTTTAACAGGCAGAAAAGAGCAATTTCCTACTCTCAGGCAGTATAAAGGTATATCTGGTTTTCTTAAAAGGACAGAAAGTCCTTATGACCATTTTGGTGCAGGACATAGCAGCACCTCTATATCTGCTGCTCTTGGAATGAGAATAGCAAAAGACCTGAAAAAAGAGGAAGGCTGGAGCATTGCTGTTATTGGTGATGGTGCAATGACAGCAGGTCAAGCCTTTGAAGGACTGAACCATGCCGGCTGGTTAGACCCAAGCAAATTCATTGTAATCCTGAATGATAATCAGATGTCCATCTCCCCAAATGTTGGGGCAATATATACATATTTCAATAGAATAATCACAAACGAGGTTTTCCAGAAGTCCAGACAAAAGCTGAAAGATATCATTAAAAAAGTTTTCGGAGAGCAGGGGGCAAAGGTAGCAAGGAAGTTTGAGGAATATGTAAAAGGTCTGTTTGCCCCTGGTGTGATATTTGAGGAGCTTGGCTTTACTTATGTGGGGCATGTTGATGGACATAACTTACCTGAGCTGGAGAAAACACTGGAAAATATTAAGAAAATGAGAGGCCCTATAATTCTGCATATTCTTACACAGAAAGGTAAAGGCTATAAACCTGCTGAAGAAAATCCAACTCCTTTTCACGGTATATCTCCCTTTGACAAGATAACAGGAACCCCTATCAAAAAGATTGGAGCTCCACCTTCATGGAGTAAGGTTTTTGGCAAAGCGCTGGTTGAAATTGCTGAAAAAGATGAAAAGGTTGTTGCTATCACCCCAGCTATGAAGGAAGGCTCTGGTTTAACAGAGTTCGCAGATAGATTTCCTGACAGATTTTTTGATGTTGGTATAGCTGAACAACATGCTGCCACATTTGCTGCAGGGCTTGCAGCAGAAGGAATGAAACCTGTATTGTCTTATTACTCAACATTTCTGCAAAGGGGATACGACCAGGTTATTCATGATATTGCTCTTCAGCACTTACCTGTTGTGATAGCCATAGACAGAGCTGGTCTGGTAGGTGAAGATGGTCCAACACACCACGGAGTTTACGATATAGCATTCTTAAGGGCAATTCCTGATATTGTTATATCTGCTCCTAAAGACCAGCAAGAGCTCAGAAATCTTCTTTATACTGCAATAAACTCAGGTAAAACTTTTGCAATCAGATATCCCCGTGGTTCAGCCATAGGAGAGGAAGCAGAAGGATTTGAGGAAATTCCAGTAGGTAGCTGGGAAGTTTTAGATGAAGGAAAAGATATAGTTATTTTAGCCGTTGGTAAATATGTGGAAAAAGCAAAAGAAACCAAAAAACAACTCAGAAAATATGGAATAAACCCAACAATTGTTAATGCAAGGTTTATAAGGCCTATCGATGAAAATCTTTTAAAAGAGCTTCTTAGAAACCATCATTTTGTTATCACGATGGAAGATGGAACTATAAATGGTGGGTTTGGTAGTGCAATAGCAGAATACATTCTGGATAACAGGTATTCTAATGAACTACTAAGATTTGGCATCCCTGATAGATTTGTCCAACACGGAAAGATAGACAAATTAGAAGAAGAACTGGGACTGCTACCGTCCCAGATGGTCGTTAAAATTATGGACTTTATAAAAGGGGAAAATTACAAAATAGTAGGCTAA
- the hisIE gene encoding bifunctional phosphoribosyl-AMP cyclohydrolase/phosphoribosyl-ATP diphosphatase HisIE, whose product MDKSILEKIKFNSHGLVPVVTQSYYTGKVLMQAYANKEAIEKTIETGYATYYSRSRQELWVKGETSGNKQKVVKIKIDCDEDSVLYLVKDYGVACHTGEESCFYRDITLKKEEKPDAYEIFHALYEKILERKTTRPEGSYVAKLFEKGSDKIIQKVGEEAIETVIALKNKNKDEIVYETADLIFHLIIALADTGIKLEDIQEELLRRYK is encoded by the coding sequence TTGGATAAATCTATTCTTGAAAAAATAAAATTCAACTCCCATGGTCTTGTGCCTGTTGTAACCCAGAGCTATTACACAGGAAAGGTTCTTATGCAGGCTTATGCCAATAAAGAAGCTATAGAAAAAACCATAGAAACAGGTTATGCCACATATTACTCCCGTTCCAGACAGGAGCTATGGGTGAAAGGAGAAACATCAGGAAATAAACAAAAGGTTGTAAAAATAAAAATTGATTGTGATGAGGATAGTGTCTTATATCTTGTAAAAGATTACGGGGTTGCCTGCCATACCGGAGAGGAAAGCTGCTTTTACAGAGATATAACCCTAAAAAAAGAAGAAAAACCGGATGCTTATGAGATATTCCATGCTTTATATGAAAAAATACTGGAAAGAAAAACAACCAGACCAGAAGGCTCTTATGTTGCAAAACTGTTTGAAAAAGGTTCAGACAAAATTATCCAGAAAGTAGGAGAAGAAGCAATAGAAACCGTTATAGCCCTTAAAAATAAAAACAAAGATGAGATTGTTTATGAAACTGCAGACCTTATCTTTCATTTAATCATTGCCCTTGCTGATACAGGTATTAAATTAGAAGATATACAGGAAGAATTGTTAAGAAGATATAAGTAA
- the rplS gene encoding 50S ribosomal protein L19, translating to MHQLIREIEQRYIPQDIPEFRVGDTIKVHVKVKERNKERIQVFEGVVIRIKGSGTGKSFTVRKESYGVGIERTFPFACPSIDKIELTKRGKVRRAKLYYLRERRGKAAKIREIKEWELRKRAQESAAAKENQ from the coding sequence ATGCACCAGTTAATCAGAGAAATAGAGCAAAGATACATTCCACAGGATATTCCAGAATTTAGAGTAGGAGATACTATCAAAGTTCATGTAAAAGTTAAAGAAAGAAACAAAGAAAGAATTCAGGTTTTTGAAGGTGTTGTAATTAGAATTAAAGGAAGTGGAACAGGCAAAAGCTTTACTGTAAGAAAAGAGTCTTATGGTGTAGGAATTGAAAGAACATTCCCATTTGCATGCCCATCAATAGATAAAATTGAACTGACCAAGAGAGGTAAAGTCAGAAGAGCTAAACTCTACTACCTCAGAGAAAGAAGAGGTAAGGCTGCTAAGATTAGAGAAATCAAAGAGTGGGAGCTCAGAAAAAGAGCTCAGGAATCTGCTGCTGCTAAAGAAAATCAGTAG
- a CDS encoding 6-carboxyhexanoate--CoA ligase → MKLFSIKLRASLNGKHVSGAERIVPEEKIKQTLSDLYSRVALKKYDDINIKIQPIKEKPLIVEKTLPVEELQFKNHIEANQKAIRILNEITGLPENILKQLITLIHSGAAPDGSNMRGAMIINLDGKRIERDSFRGVRTTDVDFMDREKAVQKLLQKGYTERTADALALTTKNMLYPDIVAEYCISDEPDYLTGYVATKEKYYRLTPLKEKGNTKGGRIYFVKTDTEIDRLYRFLEQTPVLIKDVE, encoded by the coding sequence ATGAAACTTTTTAGCATAAAGCTGAGAGCTTCTTTAAATGGAAAACATGTTTCAGGAGCCGAAAGAATAGTTCCCGAAGAAAAAATCAAGCAAACCCTGTCTGATTTATATAGCCGTGTTGCTTTAAAAAAATACGACGATATTAACATAAAAATCCAGCCTATAAAGGAAAAGCCTTTAATAGTAGAAAAAACATTACCGGTAGAAGAGTTGCAATTTAAAAATCATATTGAAGCTAACCAAAAGGCTATTCGGATTTTGAATGAAATAACAGGATTACCGGAAAACATACTCAAACAACTTATTACTCTAATCCACTCAGGAGCTGCACCTGACGGTAGCAATATGCGAGGTGCAATGATAATAAATTTAGATGGAAAGAGAATAGAAAGAGATAGTTTTAGAGGAGTGAGGACAACAGATGTGGATTTTATGGACAGGGAAAAGGCAGTTCAGAAACTTTTGCAAAAAGGCTATACTGAAAGAACAGCAGATGCCTTAGCACTGACCACAAAAAATATGCTTTACCCTGATATAGTTGCCGAATACTGCATATCGGATGAACCGGATTATCTAACCGGTTATGTGGCAACAAAGGAAAAATATTACAGATTAACCCCCCTGAAAGAAAAAGGAAACACAAAAGGCGGCAGGATATATTTTGTGAAAACAGACACAGAGATAGACAGGCTTTACAGATTTTTGGAGCAAACACCGGTTTTAATCAAAGATGTTGAATAA
- the murJ gene encoding murein biosynthesis integral membrane protein MurJ, whose translation MKGTHFVKGTLLFSSATFVSRILGYIRDATIAYVFGANPLTDAFFVAWRIPNTLRQLVAEGSFNAAFIPIYTQLNKNDPEYAKKFASSMFSFYTLILAVITIISVVFAKYIVVLIAPGLAEKGTLDTAASLLKIVFPYLILVGWVSFFMALLNTKDRFFIPAVSPALLNLSFIFFALLLSERFGIYALAYGAIVGGILQVILQIPLLIKEKMVPSVSFNFLPEIKETIKRLAPAFASFGVSQFGFVVDTIIASFLIGGAISYLYYANRIFQLPIGLFAIGLGNALLVSLSRHFSEENKKEFNKDLNNGLRFAFFISIPAIVGMIVLGQEIIKILFERGAFSQEDGLWTYYALVGYSIGLVGYAASRPLKSAFFAMGNTKIPLYSTIVGVLVSIVLAVIFGFVLNWGVFGLAFASSIGGIMSFVYLYLISKFEIDKKGVLETVFKSAISAVLMAAAVFGVKILTGNLYIQVFGGIAIAIIVYFGVAYLLKENSVLMLKKLRK comes from the coding sequence GTGAAAGGAACACATTTTGTTAAAGGAACACTCTTATTTTCTTCTGCTACTTTTGTAAGTAGAATTTTAGGCTATATCAGAGATGCCACCATAGCCTATGTTTTCGGTGCAAATCCCTTAACAGATGCATTTTTTGTTGCATGGAGAATTCCTAACACACTCAGGCAGCTTGTTGCAGAAGGTAGCTTTAATGCTGCTTTTATCCCTATCTATACACAGCTAAACAAAAATGACCCTGAATATGCGAAAAAATTTGCCTCTTCAATGTTTTCCTTTTATACACTTATTCTTGCTGTTATAACCATTATTTCTGTTGTTTTTGCAAAATATATTGTTGTTCTTATTGCTCCTGGACTTGCTGAAAAAGGAACTCTGGATACAGCTGCATCCCTATTAAAGATTGTTTTTCCTTATCTAATTCTTGTTGGCTGGGTTTCATTTTTTATGGCTTTATTGAATACAAAAGACAGATTTTTTATTCCTGCTGTTTCTCCTGCACTTCTTAATCTTTCTTTTATATTTTTTGCATTACTGTTATCTGAGAGATTTGGCATATATGCCCTTGCTTACGGGGCAATTGTTGGTGGTATTTTGCAGGTTATTCTCCAGATACCACTTCTGATAAAAGAAAAAATGGTGCCTTCTGTATCGTTTAATTTTTTACCTGAAATTAAGGAAACAATTAAAAGGCTTGCCCCTGCTTTTGCGTCCTTTGGTGTTAGTCAGTTTGGTTTTGTGGTTGACACTATTATTGCATCATTTTTAATTGGTGGGGCAATATCCTACCTTTATTATGCCAACAGAATTTTCCAGCTTCCTATTGGGCTGTTTGCAATAGGACTGGGTAATGCTTTGCTTGTTTCCCTGTCAAGACATTTTTCTGAAGAAAATAAAAAGGAGTTTAACAAGGATTTAAATAATGGCCTTAGATTTGCATTTTTTATCTCAATTCCTGCAATAGTAGGGATGATTGTTTTAGGGCAGGAAATTATAAAAATTCTGTTTGAAAGGGGTGCTTTCTCACAGGAAGATGGTCTGTGGACTTATTATGCTCTTGTTGGATATTCAATAGGACTGGTGGGATATGCTGCATCAAGACCGCTAAAAAGTGCATTTTTTGCTATGGGTAATACAAAAATCCCCCTTTATTCAACTATTGTTGGTGTTCTTGTCAGTATAGTTCTGGCAGTCATTTTTGGTTTTGTTCTTAACTGGGGAGTGTTTGGTCTTGCATTTGCCTCATCAATCGGCGGGATAATGAGTTTTGTTTATCTATATCTAATCTCAAAATTTGAGATTGATAAAAAAGGTGTTCTGGAAACTGTTTTTAAGTCTGCAATATCTGCAGTCTTAATGGCTGCTGCCGTGTTTGGTGTGAAAATTTTAACCGGAAATCTGTATATTCAGGTTTTTGGTGGGATTGCTATTGCAATTATAGTTTATTTTGGCGTGGCATATCTGCTAAAGGAAAACTCTGTTTTAATGCTTAAAAAACTCAGGAAATAA
- a CDS encoding alpha/beta hydrolase produces the protein MKIKKIFIHGWSFSSQIWKDFFDIPDSQFIDLPFHGQNKNYTDQNIMENFAEDIYHQIQKSQEEVVLIGWSLGASVSVLTALKKPPNLKKLVLIGFSPKFKDKNLGHNPILVKAFMIALKIDFPDTIYNFRKTVAGDTFIDISLPEKEGSIKLLQEFIELDLTQKLKDISVPTYLIHGKKDKIINYQGSVFASQQIKNAQLYLTNSHHAPFLERDTQDLIKNIIS, from the coding sequence TTGAAGATTAAAAAGATATTTATCCACGGCTGGAGTTTTTCCTCACAGATATGGAAGGATTTTTTTGATATTCCTGATAGTCAGTTTATAGACCTTCCATTTCACGGCCAGAATAAAAACTACACAGACCAAAATATAATGGAAAATTTTGCAGAAGATATATACCATCAGATACAAAAATCACAGGAAGAAGTTGTTTTAATAGGCTGGTCGCTGGGTGCTTCAGTATCAGTTTTAACAGCCTTGAAAAAACCACCAAATCTAAAAAAACTTGTCCTAATCGGGTTTTCCCCTAAATTCAAAGACAAAAATCTGGGGCACAATCCAATTCTTGTAAAAGCCTTTATGATTGCATTAAAGATTGATTTTCCGGACACCATTTACAATTTCCGTAAAACAGTGGCAGGGGATACATTCATAGATATTTCACTACCAGAAAAAGAAGGCAGTATTAAACTTCTACAGGAGTTTATAGAGCTGGATTTGACCCAAAAACTAAAGGATATTTCTGTCCCAACATATTTAATCCACGGCAAAAAAGACAAAATAATCAACTATCAAGGTAGTGTTTTTGCCTCACAGCAGATTAAAAATGCCCAGCTTTATCTGACAAACTCCCACCATGCCCCGTTTTTAGAAAGGGATACGCAAGACTTGATAAAAAATATTATTTCCTGA